A section of the Cervus canadensis isolate Bull #8, Minnesota chromosome 8, ASM1932006v1, whole genome shotgun sequence genome encodes:
- the ZNF37A gene encoding zinc finger protein 37A isoform X5 produces the protein MLYRDVMLENYSHLISVGYCIPKPEVILKLEQGEEPWILAEEYSRQSVPELINSSRNYSRKKFEFNKSRKWFHDDKHERIHYGEKSYEYNKNENGLCLNEESVQHQKIQILEQPFEYNECMKAFHANSLFVKCKKPYTGQNTCEYNENRKTCDLSPFIAQRTHPKENHYEFNECGETFFEDSILFEHSVHPLSQKSDLTPIQRTHSVDSVIEYNECGTFFNENLVFGAQQSMHTREKPYECHECGKTFNQKSAHIRHQRTHTGEKSYECHECGKSFYKNSDLIKHQRIHTGEKPYECHECGKSFSEKSTLTQHHRTHTGEKPYECHECGKAFSFKSVLTVHQKTHTGEKPYECYECGKAFLRKSDLVKHQRTHTGEKPYECSECGKSFSEKSTLTKHLRTHTGEKPYECIECGKFFCYYSGFTEHQRRHTGEKPFGCNECGKNFRQKSALIVHQRTHVRQKPYECNECGKSFCVKSKLIAHHRTHTGEKPYECSVCRKSFYVKSKLTVHQRIHLGRNPIGIINEGNHSG, from the coding sequence AATTAATTAACAGCAGTAGAAACTATTCAAGAAAGAAGTTTGAGTTTAACAAAAGTAGAAAATGGTTCCATGATGACAAGCATGAAAGAATTCATTATGGAGAGAAGTcttatgaatataataaaaatgagaatggCCTCTGTCTTAATGAAGAGTCTGTTCAGCatcaaaaaattcaaattttggaGCAACCTTTTGAATACAATGAATGTATGAAAGCTTTCCATGCGAATTCACTCTTTGTTAAATGTAAGAAACCTTACACAGGACAGAACACCTGTGAatacaatgaaaacagaaaaacctgTGATTTGTCACCTTTCATTGCTCAAAGAACACATCCAAAAGAGAATCACTACGAATTTAATGAATGTGGAGAAACTTTCTTTGAAGACTCCATTCTCTTTGAACATAGTGTTCACCCTTTGAGCCAAAAGTCAGACCTGACTCCAATTCAAAGGACCCACTCAGTTGACAGTGTAATTGAATATAATGAATGTGGAACCTTTTTCAATGAAAACTTAGTCTTTGGTGCACAACAGAGCATGCACACCAGAGAAAAACCCTATGAATGTCATGAATGTGGAAAAACATTCAACCAGAAGTCAGCCCACATAAGACATCAGAGAACCCACACAGGGGAGAAATCCTATGAATGTCATGAATGTGGGAAAAGTTTCTACAAGAATTCAGACCTCATtaaacatcagagaattcatacaggggagaaaccttatgaatgtCACGAATGTGGGAAATCCTTCAGTGAAAAGTCAACCCTCACCCAACACCATagaacacacacaggggagaaaccATATGAATGTCatgaatgtgggaaggccttctCATTTAAGTCAGTTCTTACTGTACatcagaagacacacacaggggagaagccctatgaatgttatgaatgtgggaaggccttcctAAGAAAATCAGACCTCGTTAAACATCAAAGAACTCACACAGGAGAAAAACCTTATGAATgtagtgaatgtgggaaatctttcTCTGAGAAGTCAACTCTCACTAAACATTTGAGAACTCATACAGGTGAGAAGCCCTATGAATGTATTGAATGTGGAAAATTTTTCTGCTATTACTCAGGTTTCACAGAACatcagaggagacacacaggagagaaaccttttggatgtaatgaatgtgggaaaaATTTCCGTCAGAAGTCAGCTCTAATTGTTCATCAGAGAACTCATGTAAGacagaaaccctatgaatgtaatgaatgtggaaaatCATTCTGTGTGAAGTCAAAACTCATTGCACATCACagaacacacacaggggagaaaccctatgaatgtagtGTTTGCAGAAAATCATTTTATGTGAAGTCAAAACTTACTGTACATCAGAGAATACATTTGGGAAGAAACCCTATAGGTATAATAAATGAGGGAAATCACTCTGGGTGA
- the ZNF37A gene encoding zinc finger protein 37A isoform X6, which yields MDISGRVLKAECPSKTSLNHQIPLPNTPGHQRVHTSKELINSSRNYSRKKFEFNKSRKWFHDDKHERIHYGEKSYEYNKNENGLCLNEESVQHQKIQILEQPFEYNECMKAFHANSLFVKCKKPYTGQNTCEYNENRKTCDLSPFIAQRTHPKENHYEFNECGETFFEDSILFEHSVHPLSQKSDLTPIQRTHSVDSVIEYNECGTFFNENLVFGAQQSMHTREKPYECHECGKTFNQKSAHIRHQRTHTGEKSYECHECGKSFYKNSDLIKHQRIHTGEKPYECHECGKSFSEKSTLTQHHRTHTGEKPYECHECGKAFSFKSVLTVHQKTHTGEKPYECYECGKAFLRKSDLVKHQRTHTGEKPYECSECGKSFSEKSTLTKHLRTHTGEKPYECIECGKFFCYYSGFTEHQRRHTGEKPFGCNECGKNFRQKSALIVHQRTHVRQKPYECNECGKSFCVKSKLIAHHRTHTGEKPYECSVCRKSFYVKSKLTVHQRIHLGRNPIGIINEGNHSG from the coding sequence AATTAATTAACAGCAGTAGAAACTATTCAAGAAAGAAGTTTGAGTTTAACAAAAGTAGAAAATGGTTCCATGATGACAAGCATGAAAGAATTCATTATGGAGAGAAGTcttatgaatataataaaaatgagaatggCCTCTGTCTTAATGAAGAGTCTGTTCAGCatcaaaaaattcaaattttggaGCAACCTTTTGAATACAATGAATGTATGAAAGCTTTCCATGCGAATTCACTCTTTGTTAAATGTAAGAAACCTTACACAGGACAGAACACCTGTGAatacaatgaaaacagaaaaacctgTGATTTGTCACCTTTCATTGCTCAAAGAACACATCCAAAAGAGAATCACTACGAATTTAATGAATGTGGAGAAACTTTCTTTGAAGACTCCATTCTCTTTGAACATAGTGTTCACCCTTTGAGCCAAAAGTCAGACCTGACTCCAATTCAAAGGACCCACTCAGTTGACAGTGTAATTGAATATAATGAATGTGGAACCTTTTTCAATGAAAACTTAGTCTTTGGTGCACAACAGAGCATGCACACCAGAGAAAAACCCTATGAATGTCATGAATGTGGAAAAACATTCAACCAGAAGTCAGCCCACATAAGACATCAGAGAACCCACACAGGGGAGAAATCCTATGAATGTCATGAATGTGGGAAAAGTTTCTACAAGAATTCAGACCTCATtaaacatcagagaattcatacaggggagaaaccttatgaatgtCACGAATGTGGGAAATCCTTCAGTGAAAAGTCAACCCTCACCCAACACCATagaacacacacaggggagaaaccATATGAATGTCatgaatgtgggaaggccttctCATTTAAGTCAGTTCTTACTGTACatcagaagacacacacaggggagaagccctatgaatgttatgaatgtgggaaggccttcctAAGAAAATCAGACCTCGTTAAACATCAAAGAACTCACACAGGAGAAAAACCTTATGAATgtagtgaatgtgggaaatctttcTCTGAGAAGTCAACTCTCACTAAACATTTGAGAACTCATACAGGTGAGAAGCCCTATGAATGTATTGAATGTGGAAAATTTTTCTGCTATTACTCAGGTTTCACAGAACatcagaggagacacacaggagagaaaccttttggatgtaatgaatgtgggaaaaATTTCCGTCAGAAGTCAGCTCTAATTGTTCATCAGAGAACTCATGTAAGacagaaaccctatgaatgtaatgaatgtggaaaatCATTCTGTGTGAAGTCAAAACTCATTGCACATCACagaacacacacaggggagaaaccctatgaatgtagtGTTTGCAGAAAATCATTTTATGTGAAGTCAAAACTTACTGTACATCAGAGAATACATTTGGGAAGAAACCCTATAGGTATAATAAATGAGGGAAATCACTCTGGGTGA